The Pseudomonas parafulva genome window below encodes:
- the argS gene encoding arginine--tRNA ligase has translation MKDTIRQLIQQALAQLVTDGVLPEGLSPSIQVENARDKTHGDFASNIAMMLAKPAGMKPRDLADKLIAALPASADISKVEIAGPGFLNFFQNTDALAQRLDAALADDHLGVRKAGTAEKVVVDLSAPNLAKEMHVGHLRSTIIGDSVARVLEFLGDTVIRQNHVGDWGTQFGMLLAYLQENPITSEALSDLENFYRAAKKRFDESEEFATRARGLVVKLQAGDPECLALWTRFKDISLSHCQKTYELLNVKLTMADVMGESAYNDDLAPVVADLKASGLLVESQGAQCVFLEEFKNTEGEPLPVIVQKADGGYLYATTDLAAVRYRSNVLHADRALYFVDQRQALHFNQVFEVARRAGFVGHPMKMEHMGFGTMNGADGRPFKTRDGGTVKLIDLLSEAKDRAYALVKEKNPSLAEDELRRIAEVVGIGAVKYADLSKHRTSDYSFNFELMLNFEGNTAPYLLYAYTRVAGVFRKLGKGFEQVEGDIVLQAAHEQDLAARLAQFGEVLNNVADKGTPHVLCSYLYDLAGLFSSFYENCPILAADTAEQQQSRLRLAALTGRTLKQGLELLGLETLERM, from the coding sequence ATGAAAGACACCATTCGCCAGCTGATCCAGCAAGCTCTCGCCCAACTCGTCACCGACGGTGTGCTGCCTGAAGGGTTGTCGCCATCGATTCAGGTGGAGAACGCCCGCGACAAGACCCATGGCGACTTCGCCAGCAACATCGCCATGATGCTGGCCAAGCCTGCGGGCATGAAGCCTCGCGACCTCGCCGACAAGCTGATCGCGGCGCTGCCGGCCAGCGCCGACATCAGCAAGGTCGAGATCGCCGGTCCCGGGTTCCTCAACTTCTTCCAGAACACCGACGCCCTGGCCCAGCGCCTGGACGCGGCGCTGGCCGACGACCACCTGGGCGTACGCAAAGCCGGCACCGCCGAGAAGGTGGTCGTCGACCTGTCGGCGCCCAACCTGGCCAAAGAGATGCACGTCGGCCACCTGCGCTCGACCATCATCGGTGACAGCGTCGCCCGCGTGCTCGAGTTCCTCGGCGACACGGTGATCCGCCAGAACCACGTGGGCGACTGGGGCACCCAGTTCGGCATGCTGCTGGCCTACCTGCAGGAAAACCCGATCACCAGCGAAGCGCTGTCGGACCTGGAAAACTTCTACCGCGCCGCGAAGAAACGCTTCGACGAGTCCGAGGAATTCGCCACCCGCGCCCGGGGCCTGGTGGTCAAGCTGCAGGCCGGCGATCCGGAGTGCCTGGCGCTGTGGACGCGCTTCAAGGACATCTCGCTGTCGCACTGCCAGAAAACCTACGAGCTGCTCAACGTCAAGCTGACCATGGCCGACGTGATGGGCGAAAGTGCCTACAACGACGACCTGGCACCGGTCGTGGCCGACCTCAAGGCCTCGGGCCTGCTGGTCGAGAGCCAGGGCGCCCAGTGCGTGTTCCTCGAAGAGTTCAAGAACACCGAAGGCGAGCCGCTGCCGGTGATCGTGCAGAAGGCCGATGGCGGTTACCTCTACGCCACCACCGACCTGGCGGCGGTACGCTACCGCAGCAACGTGCTGCACGCCGATCGCGCGCTGTACTTCGTCGACCAACGCCAGGCGCTGCACTTCAACCAAGTGTTCGAGGTCGCCCGCCGCGCCGGCTTCGTCGGCCACCCGATGAAAATGGAGCACATGGGCTTCGGCACCATGAACGGCGCCGATGGCCGTCCGTTCAAGACCCGCGACGGCGGCACCGTCAAGCTGATCGACCTGCTGAGCGAAGCCAAGGACCGCGCCTACGCCCTGGTCAAGGAAAAGAACCCGAGCCTGGCCGAAGACGAACTGCGGCGCATCGCCGAAGTGGTCGGCATCGGCGCTGTGAAGTACGCGGACCTGTCCAAGCACCGCACCAGTGACTACAGCTTCAACTTCGAACTGATGCTCAACTTCGAAGGCAATACCGCGCCTTACCTGCTGTACGCCTACACCCGCGTGGCCGGCGTGTTCCGCAAGCTGGGCAAGGGCTTCGAGCAGGTCGAAGGCGACATCGTGCTGCAGGCGGCTCACGAGCAGGACCTGGCCGCGCGCCTGGCGCAATTCGGCGAAGTGCTCAACAACGTCGCCGACAAAGGCACGCCACACGTGCTCTGCAGCTACCTCTACGACCTGGCGGGTCTGTTCTCCAGTTTCTACGAGAACTGCCCGATC